GTCCCGGCCCGGGACGCGGCCGGGAGCAGCAGCTCGATGTCGTCGACCGGTCCGGCCATCGGCACGCCCCACCAGGTGGCCGCACTGCGGCCGGCGACCACGGAACCGGGGAGCAGCAGGCAGGCTGCGGCCCTGGCCCGGAGGTGGTGGGTGAGCGGGAGGCTGGCGCAGGCATAGACGTCGGGGAAGAGCCGCACCCAGGCGAGGCTGCGCAGCTGGGCAGTCGTCAGGTGGCCGTCGCGAACGGCCGCCGAGCCGCGGAACAGGCGTCCGTGCAGCGCCGGAGGCCGGCTGGGCTGGGGTGGCACCGCCGCAGCCTGCCGTCCGGTGGCGCTGCCGCGCTGACGTCGTCCACAGACGGACGGCGAGACGCGGTTGATCGCGGTGTCCGCGGGTCGGATGCCGCAGCCAGGCGCTTCTCGGCGGCCGCCACGGGGGTGCGGCGGGGGAGAACTAGCCTCTGGGGCCATGGTGCGACCGCTGGGCCTGCCCTTCGACCCGATCGAGCGCGCCGCGCAGAGCTGGGAGCAGCACTTCGGGCCGGCGGCCTCGATGCGGGCGGCCACCAGCGTCTTCCGGGTGCAGCAGATCCTGCTGGCCCGGTTCGACGAGGCGCTCAAGCCGCACGGGCTCACCTTCGCCCGCTACGAGGTGCTGGTGCTGCTGACCTTCTCCCGCACCGGGCAGCTGCCGCTCAAGGTCATCGGCAGCCGGCTGATGGTGCACCCGACCAGCGTCACCAACGCGATCGAGCGGCTGGTCGCGGCCGGCTACGTGGAGCGGCGGCCCAACCCCGCCGACGGTCGCGGGGTGCTCGCCGCGATCACCGACGCCGGGCGGGACGTCGTCCCGCGGGCGACCGAGGCGCTGACCGGTCAGGACTTCGGGCTGGCCGACCTGCCCGAGGCCGAGCTGGACGTGCTGTTCGACGTGCTGAAGAAGGTCCGTCTCGGCGCGGGGGACGTCGCCGGCGACTGACCGTGTCGGGGGTGGCCGCAAAGTAGTTGGACGTCCTAGCATCTGGTCATGACGGAGCAGCCGGGCAACGAGGCCCGCAGCCGGTGGCAGCAGCGCTACGACGCGGCCCTGGCCGCCGGGCGGGTGCGGGACGCGGACTTCACCACGCTCTCCGGGCTGGAGGTCGACCCCGCCTACGGGCCGGCCGACGAGACCGCCGTCCCCGGCTTCGACCGGATCGGCTGGCCCGGCGAGTTCCCGTTCACCCGCGGGCTGCACGCCACCGGCTACCGCGGGCGGGCCTGGACGATCCGTCAGTTCGCCGGCTTCGGCAACGCCCGGCAGACCAACGAGCGGTTCCGGTCGCTGCTGGCCGAGGGCGGGGGCGGGCTGTCGGTCGCCTTCGACATGCCGACCCTGATGGGCCGGGACTCCGACGACCCGCGCGCGCTCGGCGAGGTCGGGCACTGCGGGGTCGCGATCGACTCCGCGGCGGACATGGACGTGCTGTTCGACGGCATCCCGCTGGAGCAGACGACGACGTCGATGACGATCAGCGGGCCCGCCGTCCCGGTGTTCTGCATGTACCTGGTCGCCGCCGAGCGTCAGGGCGCCGACCTCGCGAAGCTGGACGGCACGCTGCAGACCGACATCTTCAAGGAGTACATCGCGCAGAAGGAGTGGCTGTTCGCCCCCGAGCCGCACCTGCGGCTGATCGGCGACCTGATGGAGTACTGCGCGCACCAGATCCCGGCCTACAAGCCGATCTCGGTGTCCGGGTACCACATCCGTGAGGCCGGCTCGACCGCCGCGCAGGAGCTGGCGTACACGCTCGCCGACGGGTTCGCCTACGTCGAGCTGGGGCTCTCCCGCGGGCTGGACGTCGACGTCTTCGCCCCCGGCCTGTCCTTCTTCTTCGACGCGCACATCGACTTCTTCGAGGAGATCGCCAAGTTCCGGGCCGCCCGGCGGATCTGGGCCCGCTGGCTCCGCGACGTCTACGGTGCCCGCACCGACAAGGCCCAGCAGTTGCGCTTCCACACCCAGACCGCCGGGGTCTCGCTCACCGCCCAGCAGCCGGACAACAACGTCGTCCGGACGGCGGTCGAGGCCCTGGCCGCGGTGCTGGGGGGCACCAACTCGCTGCACACCAACGCCCTGGACGAGGTGCTCGCGCTGCCCAGCGCGAAGGCCGCGCAGATCGCGCTGCGCACCCAGCAGGTGATCGCCGAGGAGACCGGGGTGCTCAACGTGGCCGACCCGCTGGGCGGCTCCTGGTACGTCGAGGCGCTGACCGACGAGCTGGAACGGCAGGCGGAGGGGGTGTTCACCCGGATCCGCGAGATGGGCAGCGACGGCACGATGACCGCCGGCATCCTGCGCGGCATCGAGGACGGCTGGTTCACCGGCGAGATCGCCGAGGCCGCCTTCGTCTACCAGCGGGCGCTGGAGAAGGGCGAGAAGAAGGTCGTCGGCGTCAACACGCTCACCGGGGCCGGCAGCGCCGCCGACGACCTGGAGATCCTCCGGGTGAGCCACCAGGTGGAGACCGACCAGCGGGCCGAGCTGGCCGGCCGGCGGCAGAGCCGG
The Modestobacter marinus DNA segment above includes these coding regions:
- a CDS encoding MarR family winged helix-turn-helix transcriptional regulator, which gives rise to MVRPLGLPFDPIERAAQSWEQHFGPAASMRAATSVFRVQQILLARFDEALKPHGLTFARYEVLVLLTFSRTGQLPLKVIGSRLMVHPTSVTNAIERLVAAGYVERRPNPADGRGVLAAITDAGRDVVPRATEALTGQDFGLADLPEAELDVLFDVLKKVRLGAGDVAGD
- a CDS encoding acyl-CoA mutase large subunit family protein; this translates as MTEQPGNEARSRWQQRYDAALAAGRVRDADFTTLSGLEVDPAYGPADETAVPGFDRIGWPGEFPFTRGLHATGYRGRAWTIRQFAGFGNARQTNERFRSLLAEGGGGLSVAFDMPTLMGRDSDDPRALGEVGHCGVAIDSAADMDVLFDGIPLEQTTTSMTISGPAVPVFCMYLVAAERQGADLAKLDGTLQTDIFKEYIAQKEWLFAPEPHLRLIGDLMEYCAHQIPAYKPISVSGYHIREAGSTAAQELAYTLADGFAYVELGLSRGLDVDVFAPGLSFFFDAHIDFFEEIAKFRAARRIWARWLRDVYGARTDKAQQLRFHTQTAGVSLTAQQPDNNVVRTAVEALAAVLGGTNSLHTNALDEVLALPSAKAAQIALRTQQVIAEETGVLNVADPLGGSWYVEALTDELERQAEGVFTRIREMGSDGTMTAGILRGIEDGWFTGEIAEAAFVYQRALEKGEKKVVGVNTLTGAGSAADDLEILRVSHQVETDQRAELAGRRQSRDDAAARAAVARMVEVARTEENMVPAMLEAARAEATLGEICDALRAEWGTYTEAARF